The Flavobacterium johnsoniae genomic sequence GAAGAACAGCGGCTTTATTTTTTAAGAATATCACAACTCTTTTCTATCTTTAATGTTTTAATTTTGAAAAAAAGAAATTTCTAAATGAGCATAAATTCAAAAGACCTAATCTCAGTTATAAATGCCAAATTTATTGGCTCAAAAGAAGCTGTTTTAATTGATCATATTTCAATTGACAGCCGTTCGCTGCAAAACGGATCGCAAACTTTATTTTTTGCTTTGTCTGGCGTAAACAACGATGCTCATTTATTTATTCCTGATTTAATCGAAAAAGGGGTTCAGAATTTTGTGGTGCAATATATTCCAGAAAATTGTACTGAAAAAGCTAATTTTTTGGTTGTAGAAAACACCTTAAATGCACTTCAGGAATTTGCAGGATATTATAGAAATCTTTTTCATTTTCCAATTATCGGCTTAACAGGAAGTAACGGAAAAACGATTGTAAAAGAATGGCTTAACTTTTTGCTGAGCCCAGATTACAATATAGTTAGAAGTCCAAAAAGCTATAATTCTCAAGTTGGGGTTCCGCTTTCTGTGATTTCAATTAATGAAAATCACAATTTAGGAATTTTTGAAGCCGGAATTTCTACGGTAAACGAAATGGCTAAATTGGAGAAAATCATCAAACCCAATATCGGAATTTTAACCAGCATTGGTTCGGCGCACGATGAAGGTTTTTTAAATTTAGTTCAGAAGATTGATGAAAAACTGCTTTTGTTCAAAGACTGTCCAATTATTATTTATCAAAAAAATGAAGTTGTAGATTCTTGTTTGACTCAATTTGTAGCAGAATATATGACTCATCCGCGAAAACTTTTTTCATGGAGTTTTACAGATAAAAGTGCAGATGTTTTTGTTCAGAAAAAAGAAATCAAAAACGATCATACACAAATTGAATACCGATACAAAAAGGAAAATTTCAATTTAGAAATTCCATTTAGCGATTCTGCTTCGGTAGAAAATGCGATTTCTTGTTTATTGGTTTTACTTCATTTTAATTACGATCAAACTACGATTCAGAATAGAATCGAAATGCTGTATCCCGTTCAAATGCGTTTGGAAGTAAAAAACGGAATTAACAATTGCAGTATTATTGATGATAGTTACAGTTCTGATTTTCAGTCTTTAAAAATCGCTTTGGATTTTTTAGAAAGCCAAAAGAAGAACGCGTCTAAAACCGTTATTTTGTCGGATATTTTTCAAAGTGGTTTTTCTAACGAAGAACTTTATTCGAAAGTAGCCGATTTAATTGCTTCTAATAAAATAAATCGCGTCATCGGAATTGGAGAAACTATTAGTGCTTTCGCGGATAAATTTTCAAACATTATTATTTTTCCAACTAAAAATGAATTTATTGATGCCATTGAAAGTTTAAATTTTCACAATGAAACTATTTTGGTAAAAGGCGCAAGATCTTTTCATTTTGAAGAAATTGTGTCGCTTCTGGAAGAGAAAACGCATGAAACAGTTCTCGAAATTAATCTGGATGCCATTAGTCATAACTTCAATTATTTCAAGTCAAAACTGGCTCCAAACGTCAAAATGATGGTCATGGTAAAAGCTTTTGGTTACGGAAACGGAGGTTTGGAGATTGCCAAATTATTAGAACATCATAAAGTAGATTATTTAGGTGTCGCTTTCGCGGATGAAGGAATTTCGTTGAAAAATGGCGGAATAAAATTGCCAATAATGGTTTTAAATCCAGAATCGACAAGTTTTCCATCTATCATTCAATATCAATTAGAACCTGAAATTTACAGTATAAAAGGTTTAAATGCCTTTTTGAAAATTGCTCGTGAAAAGAATCTGAAAGATTTTCCAATTCATATTAAAATTGATACCGGAATGCATCGTTTAGGTTTTGAAGAAAATACGCTTCAAGAATTAATTAATACTTTAAAAGGAAATTCGACCGTTCGAGTTCAAAGTGTACTTTCGCATTTAGCAACCAGCGACGATCCAAAACATTATGATTTTGTCAATCAGCAAATTGCTTTGTTTGAAAAATTATCTTCAAGATTGATTTCAGAATTGAATATCAATCCAATTCGCCATATTTTAAATACATCTGGAATCAGCAATTTTCCAAAGGCACAATATAATATGGTACGTTTAGGAATTGGTTTATACGGAGTTTCCAACGATTCATCAGAACAAAAATATTTGGAAAATGTTGGAACTTTAAAGTCGATTATTTCTCAAGTTAGAACGATTCCCGCGGGCGATAGCGTGGGTTACGGACGCCGTTTTATGGCAGAAAAAGAAACTAAAATTGCCACAATTCCAATTGGTTATGCTGACGGAATTGCAAGGTTATGGGGAAATGAAGTCGGTTTTGTAGTAATAAAAAATCAAAAAGCCAAAATTGTCGGAAGTGTTTGTATGGATATGCTGATGGTAAACGTGACAGAAATAGATTGTAAAGAAGGCGATTCTGTAATTATTTTCGGCGAAAGCCCAACCGTTATTGAGATGGCTGAGGCTTTAAAAACAATTCCGTATGAGATAATGACCAGTATTTCGCAGCGTGTAAAACGTGTATTTTTTAGATAATTTTAAGAATTTCAAATAAAATTACGTATTTTCGAGATTCATTTAATATTCAACTAAACAGATCAAATATGGGATTTTTTTCAGAATTTAAGGCATTTGCAATGAAAGGCAACGTGGTTGACCTTGCTGTTGCAGTAATTATTGGAGCTGCTTTTGGTAAAATTGTTAGTTCATTTATTGAAGACGTAATCACACCATTAGTGTTAAAACCAGCGCTAGATGCGGCTCATTTATCGAGAATAGAAGATTTAACAGCTTTTGGCGGCGTAAAGTACGGATTGTTTCTATCAGCCGTTATCAACTTTTTAATTGTAGCCTTTGTTTTGTTTTTGATTATCAAAGGAATTAATAGTCTTAAAAAGAAAGAAGAACCAGCACCAAACCAACCTGCAGCACCAACTCAGGAAGAATTGCTTACACAAATTAGAGATTTGTTGAAAAACAAACAATAAGATATAATACCGCTACACTAAGTCTAACTTAACCGCCTTCTAAAGAGGCGGTTTTTTTACAAAATGTTTATTTTGTAACATTTTGTTATTTTTTGTGAATCACCTTGCAGAGACTTTTATATTACTTACTTTTGCAGTACAAATTAGATTAATTGATTTATTTAAACATATAAAAATGAGAATTGCAGTTGTAGGAGCTACCGGAATGGTTGGCGAAGTAATGCTTAAAGTTTTAGCGGAAAGAAATTTTCCTGTTACAGAATTAATTCCTGTTGCGTCTGAAAGATCAGTAGGAAAAGAAATTGAATATAAAGGAACAAAATATAAAGTAGTTGGTTTACAAACAGCAGTTGATATGAAAGCTGATATTGCAGTTTTCTCAGCTGGTGGAGATACTTCGTTAGAATGGGCACCAAAATTTGCTGCTGCTGGAACAACCGTTATTGACAACTCTTCTGCATGGAGAATGGATCCGACTAAAAAATTAGTAGTTCCAGAAATCAATGCTTCTGTTTTAACTAAAGAAGATAAAATTATTGCAAATCCAAACTGTTCTACAATTCAGATGGTTTTGGCTTTGGCTCCTTTGCACAAAAAATACAATATTAAAAGAATTATCGTTTCTACGTACCAATCTATCACTGGAACTGGTGTAAAAGCGGTAAAACAATTAGAAAACGAATACGCTGGAGTTCAAGGTGAAATGGCATACAAATATCCAATTCACAGAAATGCAATTCCACATTGCGATAGTTTCGAAGAAAACGGATACACTAAAGAAGAAATGAAATTAGTTCGCGAAACTCAAAAAATTCTTGGTGATAACACGATTAGAGTTACAGCTACTGCAGTTCGTGTGCCAGTTGTAGGCGGACATAGCGAAGCAGTAAACGTTGAGTTTACAAATGATTTTGAAGTAAATGAAGTTCGTGAAATCCTTCACAATACAGATGGAGTAGTGGTACAAGATAATTTAGATACGTTTACTTATCCAATGCCATTATATGCAGAAGGTAAAAATGATGTTTTTGTTGGAAGAATCCGTCGTGACGAAAGCCAACCAAATACATTAAACATGTGGATTGTTGCTGATAACTTAAGAAAAGGTGCTGCAACAAACACAATCCAAATTGCTGAATATTTAATTCAAGCTGGTTTGGTGTAAGTTGAGAGATTAAAGAAAATTGTTATAAAGAGAAAACCGTAATTGCAGTGATGTAATTACGGTTTTTTTATTGGAATAAATTATTTTTTCATCGACTCTTTTGCGCATTCCATTGCAATTTTAGTTAGAATCGCTTCATTTTCAGTTTTTTCGACATCATTAGGTAAAATGTTTTGCTTTTTTATCTTCTCCGTCATACAGTTAACCATTTCCGTAGCTTCCTGGTCAGAAACTTTATCTTCACCACTTGTCATTTCTTCTTTTGCAAGTTTTTTGAATTCAGCTTCTACTTCTGGTGTCCATTCATTTTTATTGCATGAAAATAATGCGAATGCGACAACTGCAATACTAATGTAATTTAGAATTTTTTTCATTTTAAAATATTTTTGATTGGCTGAGGAATAAACGAACTGTTTATATCCTCAAATTTTTGCAAAAATATTTGTAATAGATGTTTTGTATAGCCGCTAAAAGGTTTTTGAATAATAAAATAGGGTATTTAAAATGACTTAATATGATAGTTTTAAGACTTGTGAAGGTAGTTTGTTTTTTAACGTGAAATTATTTTTGTGTTTCAAAATATTATTGATGGAACTGAACTACAGCTTAACAGAAAACGATTATTTACAACAGCAATTATATTTAGCATCAAAAAGTGAACAAATAAAAAAACAGAGGAGAATAACAAAAACGTTCGTAATCTTAGTATTGGTAATTTTAGGTTTTTTTCTTTATGTGAATGAAAATTTACTTGAAGCGTATTGCTGTGGAGTTACTGCTGTAATCTATTTTTTTCTTTTCCCATTTTATCAGAAGAAATTTTATCAAAGAGTTTTTAAAAAATATGTCATTGAGAATTTTAAAAATAGAATAGGAATCGTGACAAAAATAAAATTTAAAGAAGATGTATTAGAAGTTTTCAATGAAGGAATCGGAAAATCGGAATTCAATTTTTCTGTGCTAAAGAATATAAGCGAAATCAAAGATTATTTTTTTATTGCTTTCAAAACAGGAGAAAGTTTTATGATTCCGAAATTACAAATTGGAAATATCGAAGAATTGCGTTGCAAATTAAAATCAATTGCAGAAAATTTGAAAATAGATTTTATTTCTGAGCTAGATTGGAAGTGGAAATAAGTCATAAAAAAAAGCGAGAATCAAATTCTCGCTTTTCTATTATTTTTAGTATTCTGGAGCCAATTCTAATTCCAAACCTTCTAAATCTTCAGTAATTGGAATCTGACATCCTAAACGGCTATTAGATTTTACATAAAATGCTTCCGAAAGCATTGCTTCTTCATCATCTCCCATTTCTGGTAATGCAACGTCATTTAGAACATAACATTGGCAAGAAGCGCACATTGCCATTCCGCCGCAAGTTCCTTCAACAGGAAGTTCGTATGCTTTGCATAACTCCATTATATTCATTGCCATATCAGTAGGAGCCTGTAATTCGTGTATAACTCCTTCTCGATCTTTAATCTTGATTAATACATCCATTTTAAATTATTGGAATTTTATTTTAGAATTTGAAAACGTGCTCAAATTCTGTAATTAATTTTAAATTTTTCGATTACTGTTTTGGGCTTTTTATAATGCGATAATGATGAAAAAGATATTTTGATGTTTATGTAAACATCAGAAATTCTTACCGATTCGCTGTAAAAACATTAGTCGAAAAAAACAATCTGGTTTATTACATAATATTTACCACAGTTTCAATCTGTGGCGCATATTTTTTTATTGTTGTTTCAACTCCTGCTTTCAGTGTCATTTGATTTACGCTGCAGCTAATACAAGCCCCTTCCAAACGAACTTTTACATGTTTGTCATCTTCGATAGAAATTAATGAAATATCTCCACCATCAGATTTTAAAAATGGTCTTATCTCGTCTAAGGCCAATAAAACATTATTTGTTAATTCTTCTGTTGTCATAATATTTAATGTGTAAATTATGAAAATGTGACAATTAGAAAATTATCTAATTGACAGATTATCTCATTATCTAATTTTTCTTAACTGCCGAACAACCCGCCATTGTTGTAATTTTGATGGCTTCTGTTGCTGGTAAGCTTTCGTTTCTGTTTACTGTTTCTTGCACCACATTTCTTGTGATTTCTTCGAAAACTTTTTCTATTGGAGAAGCTGTTTGTAATGCAGCCGGACGACCGTAATCTCCTGCTTCACGAATAGATTGAACAATTGGAACTTCTCCTAAAAACGGAACGTCTAAGTCTTGAGCAAGGTTTTTAGCACCTTCTTGTCCAAAGATATAGTATTTGTTTTCAGGCAATTCTTCTGGTGTAAAGTACGCCATATTTTCGATAATTCCCAAAACAGGAACATTGATATTATCCTGCATGAACATTGCAACTCCTTTTTTAGCATCTGCAAGAGCTACAGCTTGCGGAGTACTTACTACAACAGCTCCAGTAATTGGAAGTGACTGCATGATAGATAAGTGAATATCTCCAGTTCCAGGAGGTAAATCAAGTAACATAAAATCTAATTCTCCCCAATCTGCATCAAAAATCATTTGGTTTAAAGCTTTTGCAGCCATTGGACCTCTCCAGATTACGGCTTGACTTGGAGCTGTAAAAAATCCGATTGAAAGCATTTTGATTTCATAACTTTCGATAGGTTTCATTTTTGATTTTCCATCGACAGTAATAGAAACTGGTTTTTCGTTTTCAACATCAAACATAATTGGCATCGAAGGACCGTAAATATCAGCATCTAAAACCCCAACTTTAAAACCCATTTTTGCAAGTGTAACAGCTAAATTTGCTGTAACGGTAGATTTTCCTACTCCTCCTTTTCCAGAAGCAACTGCAATAATATTTTTGATTCCAGGAATTGCGCGACCTTTTATTTCAGGTTTTTCTGGAGATTCTACTTTAATGTTTACTTTAACTTTTGCGTCAGGCGATATTAATTCGTGAATTGTTTTTTTGATATCGTCTTCGGCTCTTTTTTTAATGTGCATTGCAGGTGTGTGCAATACAAGGTCTACTACAGCTTCATCTCCAAATGTAATAACATTGGTTACAGCGCCGCTTTCAACCATATTTTTTCCTTCTCCAGCAATAGTAATTGATTCTAAAGCTTTAAGAATTTCTTTTCTATCTAATTTCATTGTAATGGGCTATTTTTCTATTCGCAGAATCCTGTTTTTAAAGATTATACTTATTTAAACCGAATTCAGGGTGCAAAGATAACAGATTAAGTTCGGAATTAAGCGATTTTAAATTGTAATTATTGATAGAGAGATTATTCAAAATTATGTAAGATCATTTTTAAAGTACTTTTTGAGGTTCAATTGATTATATGATGAAAAGGTTTTTTCTGAATTGGCTTTAATTTTTTGAAAAATAAAGATTAATTTTTGTCAAAATTTTCTGTTTTTTAGCGCTAAAATCTCACAAATCTTGTGTATATTTGATTGCCCAAATCGATGATTTCCAGATGAAAAAAAGAATACGAAAACTTGTTTTTCTAGAAGTGTTTTTTGGGTTTTCGATATTTTTTTGAAGTTATTTTCTTTCACTTAAACTTTAGAAATATGCGAAATTTTACTTTTTCTACTATTATTATTGCGATTAGCTTTTTGATGTTTTCGTTTAACTCATTTCCTGAGAAAACTAAAATGAAAGAAACAGCTAAAAATGCTTTTATTATTACGATAGACGCAACTTCTATAAATGCGTTTTTTAAAAAATATCCTAAACTAAAAAAGTATCAGAAAGAGGTTGAAGATGTTTACAAAGCAAAACAATACAAATCTATTTGGTATGATGATGATAAGATAACCGAATTTGGGGCATTATTATACCAGAAAGTAAACGTGCTGAAAGATCAGGGAATAGACAGTAAGATGCCTTATAAAGAAATAATCGATCAAGCCTTTAACGAAAGCGATAATATTGATCCGCCGCAGATGGATACAGAACTTCTGCTTACAAGTATGTACATTTTTTATGCGAGTAATGTTTATTCTGGTGTAGATCCTGCAACTTTAAAAAAAATAGGTTGGTATTTGCCTGCTAAAAGTATTTCGTATTCTAAAATTTTAGATTCTTTAATTGTCGATACAAACAGATTGAATGAAGATGACAATCTTTTATTTAGCCAATATTACAAATTGAAAGATGCTTTAAAAAAATATCGCAAAATAGAAACCGATAATCTTTGGCAAAAAATAACAATAGATAGCGCAACCTTTAAAGAATTAAGACCCGATGACACAGCCGTGGCGATTAAGCAAATTAGAAATCGTTTGTATGTTACGGGAGATTTGAAGCAGGATTCTAAAAGCAATGTTTATGATGAAGAACTGATGGCTGGAATTTTAAATTATAAAAAAAGATATAATCTAAAATTGAATTATGTTATAACGAGAGATCATATCAATCAGTTTAACGAGCCAATTAGCAAGAGAATAAAAACGATAATGCTGAATATGGAAAGATGCAGATGGATTCCGACCAATTTGTCTAAAGCAAGTGAATATGTAATGGTTAATATTCCGTCGTTTAGAATGTTTTATGTGAAAGATGGACAATACGCACTCGTTTCGGATATTTTTGTCGGCAATAGATTGAGCGAAACTGTGATATTTAGCGGTATGATGGATCGAATCGTTTTTAGTCCGTATTGGTATGTGCCGAACAGCATTATTCAAAATGAATTAAAACTACAGATGGCAAGAGATAAAAACTATCTGGCAGAAAATAATATGGAATGGAATGGAGGCAAAGTGAGACAAAAACCTGGCCCTAAAAATTCATTAGGATTGGTGAAATTTATGTTTCCAAATCCGAATGATATTTACATGCATGATACGCCTGCAAAAAGTTTGTTCGAGTTTGAAAAACGTACTTTTAGTCATGGATGCATAAATGTAAAAGAAGCAAAGAATCTTGCGCTAGCGATTTTAAAAGACGATCCAGATTGGCCAGCAGATAAAATTGACAAAGCGATGAGTGGCGAAAAAGAAACAACTTGTATGCTTAAAAATAAAATTCCGGTTTATATTGGCTATTTTACAGCTTGGGTTCAGGATAATGGTGAAGTTAATTTTTTTCCAGACGTTTACGATAGAGATGAAAGTTTAGATAAACTTCTTTATTCTGATGCTGTAACAATGAATTGAAAATAAAAGCCCGGCAGACTTAACTGAAATCTGCCGGGCTTCTTAAAAAAAAATGGTCTACAAGCTTATTCGTATTTTAAATATTTTAAAACGTCAATTTTAGTTACTTGATATGCCTTTGTTAGTACAATTATTAATGTTAGAATTACTAAAGAAATAAGTGCGACTGTAAACGGCACAACAGAAATATTAATTCTGAAAGCAAAATCCTCAAGCCATTTTTGCAATAAAATATAAGCAGGTACTATTCCGATAGCGAATCCCATAAAACAGAAAACGATATATTGTTTCGACAATTCTTTTAGCAAAATATCTGTTTCCGCACCCAGCGTTTTTCTAATTGCAATTTCTTTCAATCTTCTCTCCATCGAAAATGATGCCAAAGCGAACAATCCGAACACAGCAATTATAATTACAACTAAATTTAAGATAAAAAATAGGTTTTTTTGTTTGATTTGTTCTTCATAAGTTCTTGCAAATCCTTTGTTAACAAATTCGTAATCAAAAGGATAGTCTGGATTTACATTTTTCTCCCAATAAGATTTCAATTTTTCTAACGTTTCTGTTAAATTATTTGGAGAAACCTTTACGAGCACATTATTAAAGTTATTCCACTTTAAAGTTTTCAAGTTGATAAAAACCATTGGAGGTATTTTATTTTGAAGTCCCATTAAATTGAAATCTTTTACAACTCCTACAATTTTAAATTTTAAATTTCCTTTTTCATTTCCCCAGCCAGAACTTATAATAGTATTTACAGGATTTTTAAGCCCTAAATTTTTAACTAAAGCTTCATTTACAAGCCAATTTTCTATAGTGTCAGATGCAAATTGTGGAGACAAATCTCGACCTTCAACAATTTTAATTTTCATCATATCCAAAAAGCCAAAATCCATTTCGATGTTTTTAGGCTGTACAAAAATGCCTTTGTGAGAGAATCCAGAACTTGAACCGCTGTTGTTTCCAAAAGTACCTGCAAAAGTAGAAACCTCTACAACTCCAGATATTTTCTGTATTTCTTGTTTAGCGGTTAAATATTCTTGCGTTCTTTTGCTTCTGTCTGGGGTATTAAAAGGAATCGAAATTACCTGATCACCTTTAAAACCAAGATCTTTATTTATCATATAATCTACTTGCGAATTTACAATTAGCGCGCCGATGATAAAGAATGCTGCGATTCCGAATTGAAAAATAAGCATAGAGTTACGAATCCAGATACCGCTTTTGCTCCTAGAAAAATTACCTTTTAAAACTTTTAAAGTTTCGAAATTTGAGATATAAATGGCAGGGAAAATACCAGCAAGAATGATTACTAATCCAAATATAAAAATGAGCTGCAGGTAAAATTCACTGCCATTCATAGTCAAATTTTTCTTTAAAAATGTATTGTAATATGGTAAAGAAAGTTCGACAATTGCCAAGGCAAACAAAATCGCTAGCGTAACAATTATAGCAGTTTCAAAAATAAATTGTCTAACAATTTGATTTTTTGAAGCTCCGACAATTTTACGAACTCCAACTTCTTTAGCACGTTTGATTGCCGATGCAGTTGCTAGATTAATATAGTTAACCAATGATAAAACTAAAATAAGGATAGATAAACCAGCCATGATGTATAATAGCTTCAAATTACCAATTCCTTCAGGAAAATTTTGACCATTAGAGCTTTTTGTACCATGTAAACGAGCTGTTTTTAATTGGTCAATAATAACTGTAATTTCACCATTTTCTTTTACATATTGCTCTACCGTTTGTCCATTTTCTTTGGCATCTTTTACTGTTCGGTTTACAAAATTTACATTTTGCATTTTCTTTAAAACAGCATCTGGATCTGCACCGTCTTTAATTTTTACTAATAAACCGTAATTGAAATTTCCCCAGCTATTTGCGTCGCTTTCTCTTTTGATACCGCTAAAAACATAAGATGGTTCAATAGATGAAGGTTCTGTAATATGATAAATAGCCTTTACAGTGAAAGTTAAGCTATTGAATGATATAGATTTACCGATAGGATTCTCATCCTTAAAAAGAAGTTTTGCTTGTAAATCAGAAATAGCAACACTGTTTTTTTCTTTTAGAATGTTTTGCTTTGCACCATTTACGATTTCAAAAGGAAAGAAGTCAAAGAAATTCTCATCTGAAATCATGATATCTTTCACAAGTAATTTTCGTCCTTGATATTTGATGATATCTTCGTCATACCAACTATTAAAAAAGCACACTTTTTCTATTTCCGGAATAGTAGTTTTACAAGTTTCTCCAAACGGAATCGAATTTGATGCCCAAGTATCTCCAGTGGCTCCAATTTTATTTAAGACTTGATAAATCTTTTCTTTTCCAGGGTTCCATTGATCATAAGAGTGTTCGTTGTTCCAATAAAGAATGGCGAAAATAACAGATGCAATTCCGATGCTTAATCCAAGAACATTTAGAAGAGAAAAAAGTTTGCTCTGTTTTAAATGATAAATAAATATTTTAAACCAGTTAAAAATCATGGTGTTTGTTTTTAGTTAAATGAGTTTTAAATTGTAAAGATTTTTTTAAAGCATTGTAAAAATTTTGCAGACAAATTCTACCAGAACTACGAGTGCAGTAACAATAATTTTAATCATGATTTCTTTATTTAGCGTCCATAAAAACATCAACATTTCTCTGATTTAATTTCTCAGAAAATATAACTCCGTCTTTCATATGAATCGTTCTTTGCGAAAAAGAAGCATCATAATCAGAGTGGGTAACCATCAAGATTGTAGCGCCTTTAGCGTGCAAATCGGTTAAAAGTTCCATTACTTCATTACCGTTTTTACTATCTAAGTTTCCAGTAGGCTCATCGGCAAGAATAATTTTCGGATCATTTACTAAAGCTCTTGCAACGGCAACTCTTTGCTGTTGTCCTCCAGAAAGCTGTTGCGGAAAATGTTTCAAACGATGAGAAATATTTAATTTTTCTGCAATGGCTTCAATTTTCTGTTTTCTTTCAGAAGCTTTTACGTTGTTATAAAGAAGAGGCAATTCGATATTATCGTAAACAGAAAGCTCGTCGATTAGGTTGAAGTTTTGAAAAATAAAACCAATGTTTTCTTTTCT encodes the following:
- a CDS encoding bifunctional UDP-N-acetylmuramoyl-tripeptide:D-alanyl-D-alanine ligase/alanine racemase; the encoded protein is MSINSKDLISVINAKFIGSKEAVLIDHISIDSRSLQNGSQTLFFALSGVNNDAHLFIPDLIEKGVQNFVVQYIPENCTEKANFLVVENTLNALQEFAGYYRNLFHFPIIGLTGSNGKTIVKEWLNFLLSPDYNIVRSPKSYNSQVGVPLSVISINENHNLGIFEAGISTVNEMAKLEKIIKPNIGILTSIGSAHDEGFLNLVQKIDEKLLLFKDCPIIIYQKNEVVDSCLTQFVAEYMTHPRKLFSWSFTDKSADVFVQKKEIKNDHTQIEYRYKKENFNLEIPFSDSASVENAISCLLVLLHFNYDQTTIQNRIEMLYPVQMRLEVKNGINNCSIIDDSYSSDFQSLKIALDFLESQKKNASKTVILSDIFQSGFSNEELYSKVADLIASNKINRVIGIGETISAFADKFSNIIIFPTKNEFIDAIESLNFHNETILVKGARSFHFEEIVSLLEEKTHETVLEINLDAISHNFNYFKSKLAPNVKMMVMVKAFGYGNGGLEIAKLLEHHKVDYLGVAFADEGISLKNGGIKLPIMVLNPESTSFPSIIQYQLEPEIYSIKGLNAFLKIAREKNLKDFPIHIKIDTGMHRLGFEENTLQELINTLKGNSTVRVQSVLSHLATSDDPKHYDFVNQQIALFEKLSSRLISELNINPIRHILNTSGISNFPKAQYNMVRLGIGLYGVSNDSSEQKYLENVGTLKSIISQVRTIPAGDSVGYGRRFMAEKETKIATIPIGYADGIARLWGNEVGFVVIKNQKAKIVGSVCMDMLMVNVTEIDCKEGDSVIIFGESPTVIEMAEALKTIPYEIMTSISQRVKRVFFR
- the mscL gene encoding large conductance mechanosensitive channel protein MscL, translating into MGFFSEFKAFAMKGNVVDLAVAVIIGAAFGKIVSSFIEDVITPLVLKPALDAAHLSRIEDLTAFGGVKYGLFLSAVINFLIVAFVLFLIIKGINSLKKKEEPAPNQPAAPTQEELLTQIRDLLKNKQ
- a CDS encoding aspartate-semialdehyde dehydrogenase, encoding MRIAVVGATGMVGEVMLKVLAERNFPVTELIPVASERSVGKEIEYKGTKYKVVGLQTAVDMKADIAVFSAGGDTSLEWAPKFAAAGTTVIDNSSAWRMDPTKKLVVPEINASVLTKEDKIIANPNCSTIQMVLALAPLHKKYNIKRIIVSTYQSITGTGVKAVKQLENEYAGVQGEMAYKYPIHRNAIPHCDSFEENGYTKEEMKLVRETQKILGDNTIRVTATAVRVPVVGGHSEAVNVEFTNDFEVNEVREILHNTDGVVVQDNLDTFTYPMPLYAEGKNDVFVGRIRRDESQPNTLNMWIVADNLRKGAATNTIQIAEYLIQAGLV
- a CDS encoding YcxB family protein, producing the protein MELNYSLTENDYLQQQLYLASKSEQIKKQRRITKTFVILVLVILGFFLYVNENLLEAYCCGVTAVIYFFLFPFYQKKFYQRVFKKYVIENFKNRIGIVTKIKFKEDVLEVFNEGIGKSEFNFSVLKNISEIKDYFFIAFKTGESFMIPKLQIGNIEELRCKLKSIAENLKIDFISELDWKWK
- a CDS encoding 2Fe-2S iron-sulfur cluster-binding protein; the encoded protein is MDVLIKIKDREGVIHELQAPTDMAMNIMELCKAYELPVEGTCGGMAMCASCQCYVLNDVALPEMGDDEEAMLSEAFYVKSNSRLGCQIPITEDLEGLELELAPEY
- a CDS encoding NifU family protein, whose product is MTTEELTNNVLLALDEIRPFLKSDGGDISLISIEDDKHVKVRLEGACISCSVNQMTLKAGVETTIKKYAPQIETVVNIM
- a CDS encoding Mrp/NBP35 family ATP-binding protein, which codes for MKLDRKEILKALESITIAGEGKNMVESGAVTNVITFGDEAVVDLVLHTPAMHIKKRAEDDIKKTIHELISPDAKVKVNIKVESPEKPEIKGRAIPGIKNIIAVASGKGGVGKSTVTANLAVTLAKMGFKVGVLDADIYGPSMPIMFDVENEKPVSITVDGKSKMKPIESYEIKMLSIGFFTAPSQAVIWRGPMAAKALNQMIFDADWGELDFMLLDLPPGTGDIHLSIMQSLPITGAVVVSTPQAVALADAKKGVAMFMQDNINVPVLGIIENMAYFTPEELPENKYYIFGQEGAKNLAQDLDVPFLGEVPIVQSIREAGDYGRPAALQTASPIEKVFEEITRNVVQETVNRNESLPATEAIKITTMAGCSAVKKN
- a CDS encoding L,D-transpeptidase family protein, whose translation is MRNFTFSTIIIAISFLMFSFNSFPEKTKMKETAKNAFIITIDATSINAFFKKYPKLKKYQKEVEDVYKAKQYKSIWYDDDKITEFGALLYQKVNVLKDQGIDSKMPYKEIIDQAFNESDNIDPPQMDTELLLTSMYIFYASNVYSGVDPATLKKIGWYLPAKSISYSKILDSLIVDTNRLNEDDNLLFSQYYKLKDALKKYRKIETDNLWQKITIDSATFKELRPDDTAVAIKQIRNRLYVTGDLKQDSKSNVYDEELMAGILNYKKRYNLKLNYVITRDHINQFNEPISKRIKTIMLNMERCRWIPTNLSKASEYVMVNIPSFRMFYVKDGQYALVSDIFVGNRLSETVIFSGMMDRIVFSPYWYVPNSIIQNELKLQMARDKNYLAENNMEWNGGKVRQKPGPKNSLGLVKFMFPNPNDIYMHDTPAKSLFEFEKRTFSHGCINVKEAKNLALAILKDDPDWPADKIDKAMSGEKETTCMLKNKIPVYIGYFTAWVQDNGEVNFFPDVYDRDESLDKLLYSDAVTMN